The DNA sequence TCAGTTCTTGTGTGTCTGCATTGTTGCAATTGGCCGAGTCGTCAATCTCGCACAGCCCTTTGTGTTCGGTGAATTGGTCAGAATATTGCAAGGCTCCTCCTCCAGACCCATTTGGGGGGTTCTAGCATCGTTCGTGGTTATACGGTTCCTTCAAGGAAGCGGAGGGTTGGCCGCGTTGCGGGAGGTTCGTATCTTTTGTCTCTCAATCTGTCCATTCAAACTAAGAGCTGCCTCGCAGGCTCTTTGGGCACCTGTCATGCAGTATTCCGATCGAGGTGTGTGCACCCTTTCTGTGATACTAGAATTGATCACTGATCTCTAACATTACAGAGATGTCCCTTTTATCTTTTAATCACCTCCTCAATCTTTCGTTTGCTTTCCATACACGTCGCAAGACTGGCGAAATTCTTCGTGTCCTAGACCGTGGTGCTGCAATTAATCATACCTTTGAGGTCCGTTTCCTTTCCTCTAAGCGACGTGGACTGTCTATATTTACCATCCTGCGACAAGTTACTCTTGTTTAATATCTTACCGACTTTTCTCGATATCGCTGTCGCTTTGGTTGCATTGTGTGTCACGTTTGAGTGGACTCTTGGATTGGTCATCTTCGTTGTCATGTTTGCGTATGGTATGAAACCGTCTATTCCCCGTGTTGATGTTGATTTATCTTCCATAGTATCAGCAAGTGTCGTGCTTACACAATTGCGCACAAGAATCAGGCGTCAAATGAATGAACGAGACGTCGTACGCCTGTCCTAATATCGGAATCAGGATTTCACTCACAGCGTTGGCTAGATTACGCGGGGAATTCATACTGATTGCCTACTCAATTATGAGACTGTCAAATATTTCGGCGGGGAGGACTATGAGGCTGCCAGATACCAGGATGCTCTTCGTGAATACCAGACTTTGGAATACCGGGTCATTAGTACGTCCTGCAGTGTAGCTTGCATCGATAGCAGTATACTAATATGTTCTCTCGGACTTGATAGTTTCCCTCAACCTGCTGAATCTGGTTCAGAACTTCATCATTGTGAGTATTCAGTACTTGGACTCCCTTGTCTTCGCTATTAACGTCGACTTGAGACCTTCGGACTACTCGTAGGCTCTATTATTGTGGCTCGACAGGTTATTGCAGAGGAGCTGGGCTCCAGTTATTTTGTCATTTTCATCGCATACCTTGGGCAGGTTCGTTTCAGTTTATCCGACGTATATGTGTTTCCCTCACCGATGAAATAGCTGTATACGCCGCTTAACCAGCTCGGATACGTTTATCGATCTGTCAACCAATCTCTTATCGATACCGAGAAACTCCTCAAGTTGCTGAATGAGCCCACGGAAGTGAACGATATACCTAACGCACCTgatttggctgttgaagatgGAGAGATTGAGTTTGGTAAGTCCGGCAGCTGTTTGTGTCGAGTGGTTCATTTACGTCATCTTGTCTTCCAGACAATGTCAGCTTTTCATATGATGGTCACACCGCGGCATTGAACGGCGTGTCATTCAAAGTTCCAAAAGGCTCTTCTGTTGCCCTTGTGGGAGAATCTGGTTCTGGAAAGTCCACCATATTTCGGGTACTTTTCCGATTCTATGATCTTGCTGAGGGTCAAGGGAGGATTTTGATTGACGGGAAGGATATTCGGTTCGTCTTGTTTCACTCAGTCAAAAATATCCGATCTAAACCTGCTTTAGTGAGGTCACTCAGAAGAGCCTTAGGCAGGCTATTGGCGTTGTTCCACAAGATTCTGTATTGTTCAACACCAGTATTGCATACAACATAGCATATGGGAAGTTCGGTGCCTCTCAGGAAGAGATCGAAATTGCTGCTAAGTCTGCACAGATGCATGATCGTATCATGTGCTTCCCTGATGGTACATAACCAACTTGCTTATTGTTCAAGCCGTACTCACTTACTTCAGGTTATCACACTGCTGTCGGAGAACGGGGTGTAAGACTCAGTGGAGGGGAAAAACAACGTATATCAATTGCGAGGACATTGCTAAAGAACCCCCCCATATTATTGCTGGATGAAGCTACTAGGTTTGTAAAAAACGGTTCTATCCTTCCAGGCCACACTAACGGCGAATTCAGTGCTTTAGATACTTCCACCGAGAAAGACATACAAAAAGCTCTCCAGAATTTGATGCTAGGACGTTCTTCGCTTTCCATCGCTCACCGTCTCTCGGTAAGTTATCGTCGCATTTTTAACTATCATCAGTTCATTGACATTCTTGTGTGTGACAGACGATCGCAAGCGCTGACATGTGAGTGTCAAGTGGTATTCCATCATGCGTATATAGCGAAGAAGAGTTGACATATTCTTATAGTATTTTGGTTCTCAAAGATGGGCAAATCGTAGAACGGGGTAATCACAAGGAACTCCTTGCGCTTGACGGAGTATTTGCCTCAATGTGGGCGGATCAAGTCTCTGCAAGCGAAGATCAGGCGGTATCAATTCATTCAAAACCTGAGGGATACCACCTCGGATCGGCTTCTATTGACGAGACAAAGGCAGTGGCTGATCAGCCTGTATTGGAACCAACGCATCCTGACAGTGGGCCGTCTTCACCTCCACTATTAAAGCAGGACATTCCAGCCCAAACTATCCCTGTCGTCGCTTTCCCGTCCTCCAAACCGCCTGAAGAGTCGCGGAACGCAACATCTGCCAAGGAATCCACCTCCGTGGCGGGCGTTGCATCAGAGGCACCTGATGGGTTGGAACCCACTTCAAGTCCAGTCGCCTTCCCTACGCCGCCCAATGTGGTCTTTCCAGCAACCCCCGCTTCTCCTCCGTCGCAAGCAGTTACGTTTGAAGCCACGCCAACTCCCCCACGGAGCGGAACACCTGACCCGGATGCAGAGCCAAAGCGAAAACGCATTTCTTCACAGAACTTCCAAAGACTAGCCAAAAGAATTTCGATATCAACACGCCGACAAGGCTCCGTGTCCTCGATTATACCAGGACTGAAGCGGGACGGTGGCTCTCCTCGGGTCTCTGGCGATGAGGGCCGAGGGGAGAGTTCTACTCATGAGAGCAGCGTTGTTGGTGAATCCGAGAATAAGagcaagaagaaggagaagaaggagaagaagaaagcccAGAGTTGATCTTGTTAGCTCATTTACGACTGTTACGATTTGACCATGTATTATGCCCTCTTTTTAATCACGATAGACATTTTTCTGCATACATTCGCTCTCGTTTACACGATTGTTTTGGGTTGTTGGCTAGTTTAGGACGGCCGGGTTTTGCCGGTCATGCTGTATAAAATAGCGGATGACCAATCACAAGAAGACTCATCCCTTCTTCCCAACCATCGTGGTCCTGTTACGAGTCTCGGTTTTGGGTACTGTGTCATTCTTTGCAATTTGACTGGAACCATGTCTTCGACTGCTAAAATATACGTTGGGTCAGTCTTTGTTGTCCATTTCCCCAACACCTTCGGTTATGCATCTACTTAGTTCTTGACATTAATTCCGTCTCTTCCAGTAACTTGAGCTGGAATACGACCGATGAATCGCTGAGAGCTGTCAGTATAAATTTTGTGACGAGAGCAAATCTTTATCAGGTTTTTCTGATGATAGAGTCGCTATTTTCCCCAATTTAGGCTTTCAACGAGCATGGTATGGTTACTGATGTGAGCTAATATTTATATCTCCTTTATTACTCTTCCCCGTTTTCGTCACTCTTGGGGCAACTCTGAAGCTAACCTTTCCATCTTCGTCAATCATAGGCCGTCGTGATGCGCGACCGAGACACGGGTCGTTCTCGAGGATTTGGGTTCGTCACCTTCGGCTCCCCAGAGGAAGCGAACCTCGCCATCGCGAACATGCACGAAAGTGACCTTGACGGTCGCAGGATCAAAGTCAATCTAGCAAACGCACGCCAAGGTCCTGGAGGTGGGGGTGGGGGTGGTGAGTTTACTCTCTTCTCGTAGTTACTGGTCATCGACTCTTTTGATTAGGTTACAATGCAGGCGGTGGAAGCGGTGAAACTCATGTCATTTCGTCTTGCTAATCACTGATTCTTTTTAGGCTATAATTCAGGTTATAgcggtggaggtggaggtggaggtggtgaacTTGATCTCATCTTGTTTCTGCTGGTCGTTGACTCTTTCTCTTAGGCTACAGCGGAGGTTACTCTAGTGGAGGTAGAGTGTCGTTCCCCCTGTTCTCCTTCGGACTTCTATAAGAATATCTTGCTGACCTCTCGTTCAGGTTATGGCGGCTATActggcggcggcggcggcggctaTGGTGGCTATCAAGGAGGTGGCTATTAAAGAGGAATAGGCTGTTAGACGAGGTGCGGTTCATTCTCGCGGGCTGAATCGTCTTCTCTACCAGGGCTCAACTGATTGCCTTCCAGCTCTTCCAGTCCGAAACTTCCCCGGTTTTCATCTCTCCTATGTACTTCTATCTCGGCGTCGGCCAGTCATGCTCTTATTTCTTTTACGTTGCCTGTACATGCACAAGGTCGTTACCATCGTTGATCACTGTATTTTTGCACTTGTCGCTTCGTCCCATGGCTTGCTTCATCGGTCTCGGTTACCTCGACTTGTACTATTACTTACATGGTGTGGGTTTTGTGTATGTATTTATATGGTATATATAAATCAAATGTCCAGGGTTTTGTGGATGTCGTATGGTGTAGGAACGGTCCGTCCATCAGGAAACTGATCCCTGCATGCGCAGCTTAGACTGCTGTAGCAGAAAACGCATTTATGCATCTCGCTTAAGCTTGAGCCTGGAACTCAtgatcatcgatcatcaCTCTTAGTTCAAGCTGCTCGATGAAGAAAACATAAAAAGCTGTCAGAATGAAAGTGCTCCTCCATAACGCTCCATACCGTTGGCACGCCTGTGACTGATTACATTAGCAGTGTCACACCACGAGCTCGTGCGACGCCCACCGGCATCAACCACTGTGACTTAATCTTTTGCTTCGCTCACGGTCTTCACAAGAAGTTGTTCATCTTTGTCgctccctctttcctgcacCTTCCAGACCATCCTTTATTCTACCATTGCCATGCCTGCAGAGCGCTCTAATGGCAAGGTTAAGCGTCCACCAAACGCGTGGATCCTTTTTCGTTCAGATATCGCTCGTGCACTCGCTCAAGAGGAGGAACTTCACCCAGAGTTGCCTCGTAGAACGCAGGCGCAGATTTCCAAAGAGATTTCATATTTATGGAGCATTCTAGATCCTGAACGTAAGGCAGAATACGAACGTCGTGCCGAAGCTAAGAAACACGAACACACTATGCTCTATCCTGACTATCGATTTCAACCTatgaagaaggaggagaaggaacgCCAGAAGCagttgaagaagcagagaGATAGAGAAGAACGCTATAGGCAACGTGCAACGGAAGCAGTGGCCTCAAGTTCTCGAGCTCAGTCGGTCAACCCATCGCCCATTCCTCCAGCAATACCTCTTCCCACTGCGGCACTTCTTCTCAACCATTCAACCCCTCCTCCAACCTCTCTACTTTCCCAACTCACTTCACAACTTCATCTACCCTTATCCTCTTCCCAGTCACCTCGTGATTCTGACGCTGACCCTGGGCCTTCCCCTCCTCTTTGCGCAGCTGATTCACCCTGCGATACCACAACTTCCGGTGGAGACAGCCGGCAGGCCTTGACCCTCCAACTATCTCCCCTCGAATTGCCTCCTGCTGGAACCCAGAACGCGAATGAAATCACCCAACCACTAATGTCTCCTCGACTGAATACTTCATGGACGCTTCCGTCCGAAGGAGACAGCACTGCATTGAATATTATGTCTGAACCTGCTCCTACGTTATGGGAAGACTCCTCCGAACGATTGTCGTCTCAGGTAATGTCTTTGCATTGCACTTTTCTAAAATTACTAATTTTACATTGTAATAGCCGGGTTACTTAACCCTTGacattcctcctcctcagaaTTCATGGAATGCCGATGGTGTAGCGATGTTTGACGAATCCCTGCAGGCTCTCCTCACCAGCTCCGGTGATCCGTCCATCTTTCACCTGAACAATGTCAACCCCGATATGTTGGACATGGGTGCAACACTCGATATCTCTGTCGGAGATGTCAACATCGATTTGAGCATGTTTTCCTATGCTGAATGGGCAGACGTGTTGACAGAGTACATGCCAAACGATAACTTCCATACTGGAATTGACGATAACACCGTCGCCCTCAACGATATGCGTACGCCTTCGAATCCCCTTTCTTCGCACTCTACAGAATACGAAGATGACTTAAGCCGGTACATCGACTTGGACGGCGCTGCATCTAGCCATCAACCATCTCTGATTCCCGCGGAACTTCAGTCACCTCCCCCTCAAACTCATTCGCCCGCCTCAGAGACCCTTGAAGTTCCTTCATCGCGATCAACATACGCCCCTCCTGTTCATTCGAGTCAAAGAAGACCAGGCGGAACATGGAAGCCACCTGCCACCTTTGGAGAAGTCACCGTTCAGCCTTGGAAAGTGCGGGCGAACTGAAACTTCCCTTCTTTTGCATCTGCTTACTTCTCGCTATTGTCTTACTGCTTTCCTGATGTATTATTGCTCTTTTGTCGACTTTGCTgtctcttttcttttccaaAGTACCCCGGTTTCGTTCCTCCCTTGCTTGTCGTTGCTATCGCTAATCTCGATCCCCCCGCATCTAAAACTGCTCCCCCTTCCTTCGAATTGTTATACGTATTTTTATCGCATGCATATCGACTATCTGTATACCTAGGATCTAGCATAAATCCACTGGCCTGCAACCGTCAAATCATACGTAGTCGCATGGATCCATCCCACATTCAGGATCGTGAGAATCTGCGTGGGGTAGAATAAAGATTCGGGTGTATTTTTGTACCTCAATTTTTGGGCAGTTCTCAAGATTAAGTCGGCAAACTACATGCTCAAAGTCGACGTAACAAACCCTTCTCCAAATGAATCCTATAATTCTTTGGCAGCCTTGAGCCGAAATGCCTCTGTTATATCTACATCGAGCTCTGACTCTGGTGATGACAGCAATCAAGGACTCCTGTCCACTCCTCCACCACGTCCAGACCGCACCTTTACTTCCCCGCAGTCACGAAGCCCTTCACGGCCGCCAGCTTATattccaaaagaacttcCTATCGCGAATGATTCACCCAAAAGTCGGGCTGCCTCGAAAACGCGGTCGAAATCACGAGGAGGAAACACCCTAACACTTGGTGACTTCAATGTCGGAGAAACAATTGGGGAGGGTTCATATTCGACTGTGCGATCATTATCTTTTGTTCTCTTTTGGATTCAGCTCTCAATAACCTGCTCTTCATCTCGCTAGGTCGTTAGCGCAACCCTTAACCGGACAGGTCAGAAGTTTGCTATAAAGGTTATCGACAAGGGGTATCTGGTGCGGAAACAGAAGATGTCGGTTGCGCTCGTGGAGAAAGCTGCTCTTATGAGGTTGGCGGTCGGTCATCCGGGTGTAGTGCGCTTGTATTATGCTTTTCAGGATCAATGGAGTCTATGTGAGTAGTCCTGGTGGATTGGTCGGAACCTGTGGCTCAGGTCTTTGTAGATTTTGTGATCGACCTAGCTACCAATGGCGAGATGCAGTCTCTAATATCAAGGCTCGGATCTCTCTCTACGCGATGCTCTCAGTTCTATACCGCACAGATCGTTGATGCACTTGCGTTCATACACGATAAGGGTGTTATCCATAGGTGAAACTCGAATTGCAGTCTTACATTGGATTTTTTTACCAAGCTAACCTTCCAAGGGATGTGAAGCCGGAGAATCTGTTATTAGACGATCACTGGCGTGTTAAGATCACGGATTTTGGAACTGCGAAGATTCTTGACCACACAGGTGGGTGTGCTGTTCTCACCTTCCGTGGACTAAATTCTCAATCCTTTATTCCCTTAGTTGAGGCCGAGAAATTTGTGGGGACTGCTCAATACGTCGCGCCGGAGTTATTAGAAGCAAACGAAACCAGCAGAAGGTCAATCGAACGCCTCTTGGTCTTCTTTGTTCATTCCTCTCATATTAGCGTATAGCTCCGACTGGTGGGCCCTAGGATGCATCCTGTACCAGATGATCGCTGGTCGCTTCACGTTCTCAGGATTATCGGAGTATCTGATCCTACAGAAGGTCAAGCGAATGGACTATTCTTTCCCAGAATCTTTTGATAAACAGGCAAAAGATCTGGTACAGCAATTGCTCGTGGGATCCTCCGTTTCCTGTTTGGTCTTTCCAGCTCGCTCACTCCCGCCATAGATTCGTGATCCCCGAAGACGGCTCGGTGCTGGTGAAAACGGTGAGGAGAACGACGTGTCTGCTATCCATTCCCATCCATTCTTGGCGGGAATCGATTGGGAAGCTCTCTGGATTTTACCTGTGCCCCCGTTGGAAGCAGGTCTTGTGGAACGAAAACATCCACTCGCCCAAAACACGGACAAGAATTGGGAAgatgttggtgctacttggGATGACGTGCTACAACCTACCGAAGAGAGCGACAGCATTGATTGGGTTGCCGGCGCGGATGTTTCTCCGAAGCAGGTGATAATGAGACCAGACGTGTTCTCGAGCCCGCAGAGTTCACCGGTagatctctctattgggacTTCCGGAGAAGTCAGAAGCATGGAGGCGACTTTACCGGATGGTTCGACTGTGATTATTTCACAGCACTCTCGAAGTACTGAACAGAGAGTGAATTCAGAATCTCCAACGTCGGGCCCTCCCACACCTCACGATGAAGCTGTCGCGAGGGTAACGCAAGCGATGCAGGCATTGAAACAGCCAACAAGCCGTCTAACTCATGACTCAATTACCGAGCATGAAAGAGGGAGAAGCAAGGCAATGACACCCATACAGGGACATGGCCCGAAGATTGACCTGTTGGTTATGCACTTCACCCCTCACTGCACGTGTTTCTTACTTTGTTTTGTCTAGTcacttcctcctccacctaCCTGAAGATGAGCAAATTGTCTTGCGTTCATCACTGGAAGCACGTTCAATGCGCCGACGTGCCAGTAGACTACTCCCCATCGCGAGTGCACAAATGAAGCCCAAAATTCGGGAGCTGATTCTGACAAACCGTCGGCTCATGTGCGTCAAGATGCGTGAAAAGATGCCGGAGAATGTGACACTCAAGTCGGAGTTTTGGCTACGGCCTGAGAAAGATAAGATTCCCGGAAATGGGAAGGACAGGGACAGGGAAACTCGTATTCTTCTGTCAAGCGTAGAAGCCAAAGGGGAGCGAGAGTTCGTTATTCTGACGGTGAGACGTGTCGCGTCTCCTCTGTACTACTTCTGATCTCGCCTTACAGTCGCTGAAAAACTACCACTACGCTTCTCGTAATGCACAGGAGGCTACGAAGTGGGTAGACGAGATAAACTCGGCGCTTTCAAATAGATAGCATCAACTTTAAGGTATTCGACAGGTATTCTGGTATTTGATTGTCATCTCGTTGTCTTGTGTTTGTTACATTTCACCTGCATTTTGTTACTCACAATCATTTACATATTGGGCATCGATTGGCATGTACACGGTTCGGAGCAAGAATAAGACACAGTAGTGGTGTATATAGATGTAGTTGCTCGCAATCGTTTCTTTACATGAAATATAGTGGTTTTTCTCTCCGTTTTCGTCTACAACATACTACTGATGTATAGGTTTGAGCCTGTGCTGCACACAAGAGGGGCCGAGTATTGTAGTCTAGCCAGGTGGAAGGAGGCTGGCGTCAATAGGTCCACTAATGTCTTCCACCAGGTCGTCCTCAGCAGACTCACTGATAGGCGTTCGAGGCATGGCCATCAGACCTTGACGGATGTCATCAACACGAATGTCGGGGATAAAACGAGGGCTCACCTGTTCTTGCAGACTCTAAGATCCCGAAAGGTTTCACCAAGCTGAGGAAGGCTTCCACCCTGCTTGTTTTCGCTGCGAGCTCGACAATAACACTATTCTCACTGACGTCAACAATTTTAGCACCAAATTGCGATGCCAGCACGTTGATGGAATGAAGATGTTGATGTTTTAACCTGAGTGCCTCAGAAGGCGTCAAGGTTGCACAAGACGGGGACTCTGCTTCCGAAATAAACTGCTCTGGATGAGCACTTTTCTCGAACTGGTGGGCAAGGGCTGTTTCACGTTCCAATTTGTCCTGAGATAGTTCTCGACGAGGTTCATGAGTAGGACCACCAGCGAGTTGTTCTTCGAGGTACTCGGAACCTAAGATGGAGACCTTGACAAGTAGAAGTTCACGCGTGATAGTACGCGTATCCGTGTAATCTAAAACTGCCCAAACGGGAACCTGTATAGAGAAGAAGTCAGAACCGCGTTTGTAGAGATGATATCCTGTTTCGCACCAAATCCTCCAACTGTCTCCTAGCTTGTTCAACGACACCGTCCTGCCCACTCAACACAATACACATGCGAGAAAGATCCCGAATCTCAGTTCGACATACAACGAGAGAGTCGATGTTGAAGCCTCTTCCGGCAAGAATTCCAGAAACGCGAGATAGTACACCGGGCTCGTTCTGAACGAGACAGTTGAGAATGTGTCTACACGGCAGGGTGAGTAATGCTATTTTCCGCTCAACCTAACACCAACTTTTTGAAGGGTTGCAAGCTGGGTGGTGGGGTGTTGTAAAGAATATTCGTCACGGCTTCTTCTGCAGTCCTATTACGAGGAAGGTCCATTGCAGGAAGAGGGGGAGGACGATTTCGTTGAAGCCTCTTGTAGTCCAATGCCGAAGTAGAATCATCAATAGGTTTCGGTGGTTGCGGAGGTTTCTGGACCTTTTCTGAATATCTTGAGGTAATAGAGGAGGAAAACAGACGACAAGGAAGGAGTCCTGCAGCCCCTCTACCACGGAGGAGGAGACTTGCCATAATCTTTCCCTGACTCACATTCAAAATTTTATCGTTAATtatctaatcttatctaGCCGAGTTTTTCAACACTTTTCTCGCCAATTCGACATATTCCTCTCCCTTGTCCGAGTTCACCTCATCACTAACATCGATGTTTTCCCAACGGTCTAATGCAGATTCCACAAGTGACCACACCTGTTGCTCCGAATGCTCGTCCACGTAGCGTACGTATTCTGCATCTTGCCAGCCGTGATACGTATGGGGTAAAGGCAACGGAGATCGAACGAGGATATGGTTCAAGACAATCAGCGGT is a window from the Marasmius oreades isolate 03SP1 chromosome 6, whole genome shotgun sequence genome containing:
- a CDS encoding uncharacterized protein (BUSCO:EOG09263MGE), giving the protein MASLLLRGRGAAGLLPCRLFSSSITSRYSEKVQKPPQPPKPIDDSTSALDYKRLQRNRPPPLPAMDLPRNRTAEEAVTNILYNTPPPSLQPFKKHILNCLVQNEPGVLSRVSGILAGRGFNIDSLVVCRTEIRDLSRMCIVLSGQDGVVEQARRQLEDLVPVWAVLDYTDTRTITRELLLVKVSILGSEYLEEQLAGGPTHEPRRELSQDKLERETALAHQFEKSAHPEQFISEAESPSCATLTPSEALRLKHQHLHSINVLASQFGAKIVDVSENSVIVELAAKTSRVEAFLSLVKPFGILESARTGLMAMPRTPISESAEDDLVEDISGPIDASLLPPG